In Odocoileus virginianus isolate 20LAN1187 ecotype Illinois unplaced genomic scaffold, Ovbor_1.2 Unplaced_Contig_1, whole genome shotgun sequence, a single window of DNA contains:
- the LOC139033740 gene encoding melanoma-associated antigen 10-like — protein QKQEEEKEQEEEEENKEQEEEEQEPLESPGRFFSSTSWSTSDEDSSSQEEEGTGSLQASEDTKSLPSNLLNEKVVNLVHFMILKYQQKEPITKAEMLKVINERDNKQFPVIFEKASKCLEMISGIDVKEVDPKTHSYVLVNSLGLTHDKKNSDDQIMPTNGLLIIILGVIFIEGNCVPEENIWDFLNMIGVHAGRKHFIYGEPRKLITRDWVQENYLEYRMVPNSDPSRYEFLWGPRAYAETSKLQVLEFLAKIKGVDPISFSLWYEEALRDEEERAGARNNSMDSNTAMFTVQHLPVIPDPTEG, from the coding sequence cagaagcaggaggaagagaaggagcaggaggaggaggaggagaataaggagcaggaggaggaggagcaggagcctCTGGAGAGTCCCGGGAGGTTCTTCTCTTCCACGTCATGGAGCACATCAGATGAAGACTCCAGCAGCCAAGAAGAGGAGGGCACAGGCTCTCTCCAGGCCTCAGAAGACACCAAATCCTTGCCCAGTAACCTGCTAAATGAGAAGGTGGTAAATTTGGTGCATTTCATGATCCTCAAATATCAACAGAAGGAGCCCATCACAAAGGCAGAAATGCTAAAGGTTATCAATGAAAGGGATAACAAACAATTCCCTGTGATCTTTGAGAAAGCTTCTAAGTGCCTAGAGATGATCTCTGGCATTGATGTGAAGGAAGTGGACCCTAAAACCCACTCCTACGTCCTTGTCAACTCATTAGGCCTCACCCATGATAAGAAAAATAGTGATGATCAGATCATGCCTACAAATGGCCTTCTGATAATCATCCTGGGTGTGATATTCATAGAGGGCAACTGTGTCCCTGAGGAAAACATCTGGGATTTCTTGAATATGATAGGCGTCCATGCTGGGAGGAAGCACTTCATTTATGGGGAGCCTAGGAAGCTCATCACCAGAGATTGGGTGCAGGAGAATTATCTAGAGTACCGGATGGTGCCTAATAGTGATCCTTCACGGTACGAATTCCTGTGGGGTCCAAGGGCCTATGCTGAAACCAGCAAGCTGCAAGTTTTGGAATTCTTGGCCAAGATCAAAGGGGTGGACCCCATTTCCTTCTCACTCTGGTATGAGGAGGCTTTAAGAGATGAGGAAGAGAGAGCTGGGGCCAGAAATAACTCCATGGATAGTAATACTGCCATGTTTACTGTGCAGCATTTGCCAGTAATTCCTGACCCAACTGAAGGATGA